One segment of Deinococcus metalli DNA contains the following:
- a CDS encoding Lrp/AsnC family transcriptional regulator, with amino-acid sequence MRQTGGNLDPLDHRILQELQTDSRLSMRELGRRVGLSAPAVTERVRRLEDAGVILGYGIRVASKPLGRTITAFIGVQDSGRNDPTLVRWATKHDGVLECHSVTGDNSCILKVAVPDVGALEAMLTDLIAMGFTCDTSIVLSTPLEGKLLLPPR; translated from the coding sequence GTGAGACAGACCGGCGGCAATCTCGATCCCCTCGACCACCGCATCCTGCAGGAACTCCAGACGGACTCCCGACTGAGCATGCGTGAACTCGGCCGCCGGGTGGGCCTGAGCGCGCCGGCCGTGACCGAACGCGTCCGGCGCCTGGAGGACGCGGGCGTGATCCTCGGCTACGGCATCCGCGTGGCGAGCAAGCCGCTGGGCCGCACCATCACCGCGTTCATCGGCGTGCAGGACTCGGGCCGCAACGACCCCACCCTGGTGCGCTGGGCCACCAAGCACGACGGCGTGCTGGAGTGCCACTCCGTGACCGGCGACAACTCCTGCATCCTCAAGGTCGCCGTGCCGGACGTGGGCGCGCTGGAGGCGATGCTGACGGACCTGATCGCCATGGGCTTCACCTGCGACACCAGCATCGTCCTGAGCACCCCGCTGGAGGGCAAGCTGCTGCTGCCGCCCAGATGA
- a CDS encoding KamA family radical SAM protein — protein MSTHTPHPQATTRSQRMLPRNHRAARWQDVPDEQWFDWKWQLKHRINTVEELQSVIRLTDSELQGASAHGIFRLDITPYFASLMDADDPTCPIRRQVIPTHHELEPFTAMMEDSLAEDKHSPVPGLVHRYPDRVLMLVTTQCASYCRYCTRSRIVGDPTETFNPAEYEAQLNYLRNTPQVRDVLLSGGDPLTLAPKVLGRLLAELRKIEHIEIIRIGTRVPVFLPMRVTQELCDVLSENHPVWMNIHVNHPREITPEVADACDRLTRAGVPLGNQSVLLRGVNDHPVVMQKLLRELVKIRVRPYYIYQCDLVHGAGHLRTTVSKGLEIMESLRGHTSGYSIPTYVVDAPGGGGKIPVAPNYVLSHSPEKLILRNFEGYIAAYSEPGDYTGPDMAVPAEWQRREPGQSGIYGLMEGERISIEPREFSESRNRPGATKHRLNSREDKWAAHGIGESVVVTDTAPDGMAQEQMPVSGD, from the coding sequence ATGAGCACCCACACCCCGCACCCGCAGGCGACCACCCGGTCGCAACGCATGCTCCCCAGAAACCACCGCGCCGCCCGCTGGCAGGACGTGCCCGACGAGCAGTGGTTCGACTGGAAATGGCAGCTCAAACACCGCATCAACACCGTCGAGGAACTCCAGTCCGTGATCCGCCTGACGGATTCCGAGCTCCAGGGGGCCAGCGCCCACGGCATCTTCCGCTTGGACATCACGCCGTACTTCGCGTCGCTGATGGACGCCGACGACCCCACCTGCCCCATCCGCCGGCAGGTGATCCCCACCCACCACGAACTCGAGCCCTTCACGGCGATGATGGAAGACTCGCTGGCCGAGGACAAGCACAGCCCCGTGCCCGGCCTGGTGCACCGCTACCCCGACCGGGTGCTGATGCTGGTGACTACCCAGTGCGCCAGCTACTGCCGCTACTGCACCCGCAGCCGCATCGTGGGCGATCCCACCGAGACCTTCAACCCCGCCGAGTACGAAGCGCAGCTGAACTACCTGCGCAACACCCCCCAGGTGCGCGACGTGCTGCTCTCCGGCGGCGATCCGCTGACCCTGGCCCCCAAGGTGCTGGGCCGCCTGCTCGCGGAACTGCGCAAGATCGAGCACATCGAGATCATCCGCATCGGCACGCGGGTGCCCGTGTTCCTGCCCATGCGCGTCACGCAGGAACTGTGCGACGTTCTCAGTGAAAACCACCCGGTGTGGATGAACATTCACGTCAACCACCCGCGCGAGATCACCCCGGAGGTCGCGGACGCCTGCGACCGCCTCACACGCGCCGGCGTGCCGCTCGGCAACCAGAGCGTGCTGCTGCGCGGCGTGAACGACCACCCCGTCGTCATGCAGAAGCTGCTGCGGGAACTCGTCAAGATCCGCGTGCGGCCGTACTACATCTACCAGTGCGACCTCGTGCACGGCGCCGGGCACCTGCGCACCACCGTCAGCAAGGGCCTGGAGATCATGGAGAGCCTGCGCGGCCACACCAGCGGCTATTCCATTCCCACCTACGTCGTGGACGCTCCCGGCGGCGGCGGCAAGATTCCGGTCGCGCCCAACTACGTCCTGAGCCACAGCCCGGAGAAGCTGATCCTGCGGAACTTCGAGGGCTACATCGCCGCGTACTCCGAACCGGGCGACTACACCGGCCCCGATATGGCCGTGCCCGCCGAGTGGCAGCGCCGCGAACCCGGCCAGAGCGGCATCTACGGCCTGATGGAAGGCGAGCGCATCAGCATCGAGCCCCGCGAATTCAGCGAGAGCCGCAACCGTCCCGGCGCGACCAAGCACCGCCTCAACAGCCGCGAGGACAAATGGGCTGCGCACGGCATTGGGGAGAGTGTGGTGGTCACGGACACCGCGCCGGATGGCATGGCGCAGGAGCAGATGCCGGTGAGCGGGGACTGA
- a CDS encoding DUF4274 domain-containing protein, protein MGDQLKMMKDFLSTASAEEWFFVATTTNYDDKELLHWMVDQPICPQAAAHAIYWMMGPGFYTKFRSIDDVSDWAKPTLVLLRDTEKKFADGFYAESDIGFDPSADSMSETDWVAEYPESAEGIQIPTSMKVKTPGRKLSHSDIPEGWDDGMPPHVVEAVWKELDKE, encoded by the coding sequence ATGGGCGATCAACTGAAAATGATGAAGGATTTTCTCTCTACTGCTTCTGCCGAAGAATGGTTTTTCGTCGCCACGACAACGAATTACGACGACAAGGAACTGCTGCACTGGATGGTCGATCAGCCGATTTGTCCGCAGGCAGCGGCCCATGCAATTTATTGGATGATGGGTCCGGGATTTTATACAAAGTTTCGCAGTATTGATGACGTTTCGGACTGGGCGAAACCAACCCTCGTACTGCTTAGGGATACTGAAAAGAAATTTGCTGATGGCTTCTATGCAGAATCGGACATCGGGTTCGACCCTTCGGCCGACTCAATGAGTGAAACTGACTGGGTCGCCGAGTACCCCGAGAGTGCTGAAGGTATTCAGATTCCAACGTCGATGAAGGTGAAAACTCCTGGTCGCAAATTAAGCCATTCAGATATCCCTGAAGGCTGGGATGACGGAATGCCCCCGCACGTTGTAGAAGCTGTCTGGAAAGAACTGGACAAGGAGTAA
- a CDS encoding acetyl ornithine aminotransferase family protein: protein MTTLPKPRQPELKTALPGPKTAAIMERDARHLSTSYMRPYPFVPDHGEGVWLTDVDGNTMLDFFAGIAVSTTGHAHPHVVKAVQEQITRFTHVCLTDYPQEITTSLAERMVRHIEKPGEKWRVFFGNSGAEAVEAAVKLARNHTRRSHIISTIGSFHGRTYGAITLTGSKTKYKRGFGPLLPNVSHVPYPNPFRPPLGATADTCAQAVIDHIEGLFQTVLPADEVAAIIVEPMQGEGGYIVPPADFLPKLRALCDAHGILLIFDEVQAGMGRTGKMYSFQHFNVQPDIVTVAKGIASGMPISAMLAKESVMTWPVGSHGSTYGGNPVAAAAAHATLDLLEGVVKHPGCGASLMANARDVGAYILSELRTMQTEFPCLGDVRGEGLFIGLEFVTPDGRPDGKLRDEASLAMFERGLLNLDCGEAVIRISPPLILTREDAATGLEIMRETLRALR, encoded by the coding sequence ATGACTACCCTTCCCAAACCCCGCCAGCCTGAACTCAAGACCGCACTTCCTGGCCCCAAGACGGCCGCGATCATGGAGCGTGACGCCCGGCACCTCTCGACCTCGTACATGCGGCCGTACCCCTTCGTGCCGGATCACGGCGAGGGCGTGTGGCTGACTGACGTGGACGGAAACACCATGCTGGATTTCTTCGCGGGCATCGCGGTGTCCACGACCGGGCACGCGCATCCGCACGTGGTGAAGGCCGTGCAGGAACAGATCACGCGCTTCACGCACGTGTGCCTTACCGATTACCCGCAGGAGATCACGACCAGCCTCGCGGAGCGCATGGTGCGCCACATCGAGAAGCCCGGCGAGAAGTGGCGCGTGTTCTTTGGAAACAGCGGCGCGGAGGCGGTGGAGGCGGCGGTGAAGCTCGCCCGCAACCACACGAGGCGGTCTCACATCATCTCGACCATCGGGTCGTTCCATGGACGCACGTACGGGGCGATCACCCTGACGGGCAGCAAGACGAAGTACAAGCGGGGGTTCGGGCCGCTGCTGCCGAACGTGTCGCACGTGCCGTACCCGAATCCGTTCCGGCCTCCGCTGGGCGCGACGGCGGACACCTGCGCCCAGGCGGTGATCGACCACATCGAGGGGCTGTTCCAGACGGTGCTTCCGGCAGACGAGGTCGCGGCGATCATCGTCGAGCCCATGCAGGGCGAGGGCGGGTACATCGTGCCGCCGGCCGATTTCCTGCCGAAGCTGCGCGCCCTGTGTGACGCGCACGGCATCCTGCTGATCTTCGACGAGGTGCAGGCGGGCATGGGCCGTACGGGCAAGATGTACTCGTTCCAGCACTTCAACGTGCAGCCGGACATCGTGACGGTGGCGAAGGGAATCGCGTCGGGCATGCCCATCTCCGCCATGCTGGCGAAGGAGAGCGTGATGACGTGGCCCGTCGGATCGCACGGCAGCACGTACGGCGGGAACCCGGTGGCGGCGGCGGCAGCGCACGCGACCCTCGACCTGCTGGAGGGCGTGGTCAAGCACCCTGGCTGCGGCGCCAGCCTGATGGCCAACGCGCGGGACGTGGGCGCCTACATCCTGAGCGAACTGCGGACCATGCAGACCGAGTTTCCCTGCCTGGGCGACGTGCGCGGCGAGGGGCTGTTCATCGGGCTGGAGTTCGTGACGCCCGACGGCCGCCCGGACGGGAAACTGAGGGACGAGGCGAGCCTGGCGATGTTCGAGCGCGGTCTGCTGAACCTCGACTGCGGCGAGGCCGTGATCCGCATCAGCCCGCCGCTGATCCTGACGAGGGAAGACGCGGCGACCGGGCTGGAGATCATGCGGGAAACGCTGCGCGCCCTGCGTTGA
- a CDS encoding prephenate dehydratase, translating into MTTPASDLTVAYQGNPGSYGEIAALNAVAHTTATRGYPTFHEVAQAVENGEAEYGVLPVENSLMGAIHQSIDLLSETDLHVVGEVVVRVSHCLMALPGVGLDDIRRVASQQPALDQCTVLIRKHGWQPVAAHDTAGSAKNLAQSGERDLAAIASSRAAELYGLNILASNIEDEPFNYTRFMILHRHEPAPSDAPHKTSLVFAVRHTPGFLVETLNELRGLNLSRIESRPRRDRAWSYLMYVDIEGDARDPQVAQALAGVLRKASYAKIIGSYPRALDTVG; encoded by the coding sequence ATGACCACGCCGGCCTCCGACCTGACCGTCGCCTACCAGGGCAATCCCGGCTCATACGGCGAGATCGCCGCGCTGAACGCCGTCGCGCATACCACGGCCACCCGCGGCTACCCGACCTTCCACGAGGTCGCGCAGGCCGTCGAGAACGGCGAGGCCGAGTACGGCGTGCTGCCGGTCGAGAACTCGCTGATGGGCGCGATCCACCAGTCCATCGACCTGCTCTCGGAAACCGACCTGCACGTGGTGGGCGAGGTGGTCGTGCGCGTGTCCCACTGCCTGATGGCGCTGCCCGGCGTCGGCCTGGACGACATCCGCCGCGTGGCCAGCCAGCAGCCCGCCCTGGACCAGTGCACGGTGCTGATCCGCAAGCACGGCTGGCAGCCGGTGGCCGCGCACGACACCGCCGGCAGCGCCAAGAACCTCGCGCAGAGCGGCGAGCGCGACCTGGCCGCCATCGCCAGCAGCCGCGCAGCCGAGCTGTACGGCCTGAACATCCTGGCGAGCAACATCGAGGACGAGCCCTTCAACTACACGCGCTTCATGATCCTGCACCGCCACGAACCCGCGCCGTCGGACGCGCCGCACAAGACCAGCCTGGTGTTCGCCGTGCGCCACACGCCGGGCTTCCTGGTCGAGACGCTGAACGAGCTGCGCGGCCTGAACCTGTCGCGCATCGAGAGCCGCCCGCGCCGCGACCGCGCGTGGAGCTACCTGATGTACGTGGACATCGAGGGCGACGCCCGCGATCCGCAGGTGGCGCAGGCGCTGGCCGGCGTGCTCCGCAAGGCCAGTTACGCGAAGATCATCGGCTCGTACCCCCGCGCGCTCGACACCGTGGGCTGA